aaatacattatttaacaattaatgcaTAACAATGAGTTGTAAAAAtagataagataagaaatcTTGTTTTACAAATTTCCGCCAAGGTAatctaattttcaaaaatattttaaattgcaTAAAATTACCCTTTAAGAGTGTCAATAAAATGCAAGTTAATTATTATTGAGCCTCTTAATCAGTGCCATCAGTAACTGAGTCTGcagctgttgttgttgatgctGCAGTTGCAGCTGTTGTTGCTCTTGCAGTTGCTGCTGCATAAACTGGAACATATTTAAATGCTGATGATGCTCTtcctatttcattttttcagctcaaCAAAGTTGGGATGTTTTCAcaacaaaatgtaaaaagtaaatattaaataaattttattaaatactcttttttaaaatgcataaatGAGACTTGCAAAGCATTTGCAATACATGAAattgctgaaattaaaaatgttaattCTTGCTGAGTTTTTCAATAAGTTTCATTAGTAGTTGATTTTGTAGCTGCTGCTGCTGATGTTGGAGctgcatttgttgttgttgttgttgttgttgcagctGTTGCTGCATATATTGAAACATTTGTAGCTGTTGTGTTTGGTCCCTCTTCCTTGTTTCCAGCTCTTCTTTCCTTAAGTCAAAATCTCTCTCTGCCTTTTCTCTCAGATACACAATGGTTTCTGATCCACTTGCCCTTTTTCTTGGGGTTGCTCCACCATCTTCTTCTCCCTTTCTTTTCAAGGTCTCACCCAGTTTCTCCATGGACAGCTTTCTCGTTTCTTCTGCCTTCTTCCTATCCTCAGTTTTACTTCTTTCAGCTTGTTGCCCCTTATCTCCTGTCTCCTTGTCGCTTTCCTCAAACCCCTCGATAATCTGTTCCAGCAACTTGTCGATTTCTGACATCTCGGGGGAAATCCCGCTTGCTCGTTCCTCCTCcgtcattttctttttgtattttctcgaAAGAAGGGCATACCGGTCTCTAACAGCTCTCTTCTGGCCCAGTCGGTGGGCAAAGGCTTCATTGGCATTTAAGCGCTCCGTTATGTCTTCCCAAATCTTCCCTCTCTCTCTAGTGGAAACTTTGTACTGATACGGCTCGGAAACTATTATCTCTTGCAACAAAAGCAAATCGCACTCGGGTTTCCACTCCATCTATCAAATTAAACATCAAACAACAAACACATAAGTTCTTAGTGATGTTTATTACCCACACTAAGTTTTGCAAATAAAAAGATTTCGCGATACTGATTCCATCTGCCTTATCAGACCGGAATTTGAAGGTCATTTTATAAATTTGTATCACGGACTTGAGCATCAAAACAAATCACTCCAAAGTAGCGCTCGGAAATCCGGCTCATTAAATTGGCTTACTCGCAAGCAGAATACTAATACA
The sequence above is a segment of the Porites lutea chromosome 3, jaPorLute2.1, whole genome shotgun sequence genome. Coding sequences within it:
- the LOC140929951 gene encoding uncharacterized protein, with the protein product MEWKPECDLLLLQEIIVSEPYQYKVSTRERGKIWEDITERLNANEAFAHRLGQKRAVRDRYALLSRKYKKKMTEEERASGISPEMSEIDKLLEQIIEGFEESDKETGDKGQQAERSKTEDRKKAEETRKLSMEKLGETLKRKGEEDGGATPRKRASGSETIVYLREKAERDFDLRKEELETRKRDQTQQLQMFQYMQQQLQQQQQQQQMQLQHQQQQLQNQLLMKLIEKLSKN